The genomic region TCCCATCGACTAGGCTTTTGGGCAATGTCATGTTGGCcacaccgccaccaccacccgcgTCAGGCGTCAGGCATCAGGCGCCTCAACAAGTCATTGCAAATGACCGCCGCTTACGTCACGCCACCGGTCAGCGACAAACCACGCGGCTGCGCGTGGCGGATGCTTACTGTTAATTACTCACCATAGATAGATTGAGACAACGCGTGCTGCTGCCCATAGTGTGGCCACGGCCATCGGGCACGCGTCGTGCTTACGTTGCGGCTATTTCAGTTGCACTGCTTGCTGCTTGGCACAGCAATTACTCACTAACAGGCCCCGTAGGTCGCCTGGTTGGCGGCGGAAAGCTTAGgttgaggctgaggctgggTAGAGGGGCCAGCGTCCAGCGTTGCCAAGGGTTGCCTGAGGATTGGGATTGGTCCAATGATCCGCAGAATGACCCTAGCACCGAGGTTCCGAGGTTcggagacgacgacaaAGTGTGCTGATTCGGGACTCAAACACAGAAGAAGCGGGCTCTATCGGATCCTGTTGTTTCTGTTTCTGGTCGCGTTACGAGTTTGTCATGTTGTCACGGAAGCTGCAACATCGTATTGCGTTACAAAGCTTATCAGCTTAGCAGCTGGCATCCTCTTCCCTCGACCGGGGATCTCGGATCCAACTATTTCTAGAATGTCTGGCATGTCTCGAGTTGAGAGGgaaagaagaagaaggagggggggcgggggcggggaCGCGCTGCGTAGAGTGGAACGAAGACAGTGACAACGGAGGGATAGGATTAACTGTTGCGCTCGCCAGACTGGTCCACGCATCAGCGGACTGAATGACACCCCAAAATGGTCATCGACCTCAGTTCCGCCCTCTGCTCATGCGTTAAGCGGCCGCCAACGGAGTAATGGCGCATGGTGTCCTAAGCTACAGTGGTATTACATTCACGAGGCTACCGTTGGTACTCGTGCTCGCCATTCTGTGTGGACATGTATGATCTCCAGTCGCCCGTCCGGTACTCGCGCGGGAGTTGCATCGCCGGTTGCGGGGGGAAGGCCCCGAGCGTCGGCATGGCCGGCAGCCGCGACACTGGAGGTAGAGGAGGTGGACCTGTGTGTGCGATCGGCGGCGAATGGTGGTAGTACTCGCGATGCGGTTCGCGCGGGTCACGCACATCTCGCgggtcgcgctcgcgctcgcgcatTTCGAGATGGCGTGCatgctcgaggcgcgcagcATGTTCACGTTGCGCAGCATGTTCACGTTGCGAGGCGTGTTCACGTTGTGCGACGTGTTCCCGGTGTGCTTGTTCCCGCTGGGCTTGCTCGCGTTGTACCTCCCGCTGCGCATGCTCCCGGTGGGCGTGTTCACGTGCGTGTTCCCGCTGAGCGTGTTCTCGCTGGGCGTGTTCCCGTTGCGCTTCACGCTGCGCATGTTctcgctcgaggcgctcgcgctcgcggtgTGCGTCGAGCCGAGGATCACGCTCACGCGGATCGTGAacctcgcgcacctcgcgTGCGTCATGCCGCCAACCTGGAgcagccgccgcagcagcgTAGGAGTATCCCGACGATGCAGGCCGGAAGCGCTCCTGGCTTTCGTggcgcgcgtcctcgaaTGATGCGCGGTGAGGGTACTCGTGGTACGGTACAGGCGGCAGACGGGGCGATGGTCGGCGTGGCGGCGCACTTGGCTGATCAAAGTCACGTTCGTCGACAGTGCCGTCAGACGCGATGCTCGCCGTGTCCAATGCGCGCGTCTCGACCGCTGGCGGATCGTCGTTGAGCAATGCGGAGATGCGCATACCACCCGATCTTGAAGGTGGGGCTGACGGcgtggacgacgacgagatggtgATTGGAGGCGGCGCCGCGTGCGGCACAGGAGGGAACATCGCCATTCGCGGCTCTGGGTACTCGTGCGAGGTGCGACGCGGTCCAGATTGTGAACCAGCTCGGGGAACGGTGGGCGTGTACTCGTGTCCAGGCCGCAATGGCGGGAAGCCGCCGTACGCCTGCATGTCAGTGCAGCCCAGCAGGATGGACAGGGAGAAGAGATACTCACGTCCGCCGCTCCGTTGACCTTGACGTCTCTCACTCCCACCTCGATCGACTCAGGCTGGATGatgcccttctccttcaACTCGATCTCCATCGACTTGAAGTGGTTACGCACCTGGACGACCGTCTTGGTACCACCCAGCTTGTCCGCTATCGCTCTAAAGTCCGTGCCATGCTCGCGCACAAGCTCGGGGAACTTGTTCTTCTCAGCCACCGACCAGTACGAGTTGGTGCCGGAGCGGCGCGGCTTGGGGGTTGaggcggcctcggcgactgcaacctcggcctcgtctAGCGGCGGGTGATTCTGCTTGCGGCGCTTCGCGCGCTTCACGGGAGGCAGCAGGGGCCCTGCGTCGATCGGCAGCTGTGACTGCGGGTCGATGGGCGATGGTCCCTCAGGGGGAGAGGCAGCTGCCGCTACATCGCCAGCGGGTGCGACCACACCtggaggtggcggtgggGGGATTCCACCGTTCATCGAtgcgatggcgacggccGCAGCGTGGTCGATAGCGGCCTGTTGCGCCGCGTCAGGAACAGGCGCAGGGGTTGATGGCGTCGACTGCTGAGGCCCAGCAGATggctccttctcctccttgagtGAGCTGGGACGGGGGCGCTTCTTGGAGGTTGACTTGGCCGGGCGCGGCTTCTTGCTCGACGTGGAGGGTGCTTCAGACGTGGCGCGCGATGGCGCGTTGCTGTCCTCGTTGTCCGTCTTGTCGTCCGTCTTACGCTTCCGCGAAGGTGGCGCAGGTGTGTCTTCACCGGCGACAGTGCTCGGTGTGTCGGGGACGCGGCCGCGTGGCTTGCGGCCGTTGGGCTGCGGCGTGCCCGTCGCCGAGTCAACACGCTCGACCTTTTCGCGCTCGCGATCCCGTTCAGCGCGCGCTTCACGGCCACGTTCGCGCTTGGTCTTGTTGCTTGTACCCGTCGTTTGCTGCGTCCGCTCAATGTCCGCCATGAGCGCCgagctcttcttcttcgcgaCCGCACGTCTGGCCTTGACTCCGCGTCTTGAAGCCAACACAGACTTGTAGTCGTTGTCGTACTTGGTGCGGTAGTAGTACTGGACGCACTGGCCGGCCGACTTGTTCGGGATGCCCTCGGCGATCTTGCCAAACAGCTTGGGGTTTGCCAAGTAGCGCTTGAGGAACTTTGcgcgttcctcctcggtccACACcgggtcctcctcgccgttgaAGTCGTACGTCTTGAGcgggtcgaggacgcggtagttctcgtcgtcgtagaCGTAGTCACGCTCCTTGGTCAGGATCATGTCCGGGATCGTGGCTGCGGTCTTGGTTGCACGGTGAGTTGGGTCCTTGGCAGCGCTGTCCGCGAGGCCCGCAAGAATCGCCTGGTATTCAGCCTCAGTGGCGACGGCATCGCCAGCACCGCGGCGTCGGTTGCTGCGCGAGGGGTacgtctcctcgacaaTCGGGGTCGTTGGTGGGATGCCCGGCGTTGATGGCGGAAGGATACTGCCAGGAATAGCGTATAGGTCAGCTGGTGGTGGCCCACGCTTCTCCATGATCTTGTCAAGGTAGGCGCAGTGCTCCTGCCAAGCCTTGTCCTTATCTAGATACTCCGCTCTCAGTAGGTCGATTTTCGCTTGGATCTCATCCTTCTCCCGCGCAATGACAAAGGCGACAACGGGCACAACGCGCTTCTGCTGTTTGCCGAGCGGCTGGATGACGGTGGCAATAAACTTGTCGGCGTCAAATTCCGGGTTAGTGGGCACCCTTGAGCTCTCCACTGGTGCGCACTCCTGGTTCCACTTGAGAATCGTCTCTATGTCGATCTCGTCCCAGAGTTTCTGGGCTTCGCGGACTGTCTCGCGCAAATTAAACTCGAAGGGAGAGAGCTCCTCTtccgcttcctcggcgtcggtaCTCGTCTGCACTGAGTCGGCTGTTGGGACCGGGTCGCGAATGCGCTCTTTGGAGGTACGCGGCAAAGGTTCCCTGTCTGGAAGCTCAACAGCTCTCCTCTCGGCGATGGTCGAGCGggtcgaccgcgaggcgAGTGGCACTGAGGGGAGCTCCGGCGACAGGAAGGTAACCGTCTTCTCGGCTCTCTCGGTAGCAGGGCCGGTGTCATCAGCCATCTCGACGTCTGATGAGGCCTCGGCGGCTTCAAGGATGTTCTCGAAGACGGCCTTCCGAGGTTCAGGACTTGGGGCCTTAATTTCCACAGGCACGGGATCAAGTTCAgtgacctcgtcaacaacaacagcCTTGGTATGTTCAGAAGCGTCGGGAGCATCGGCAGCGAGCGCCACAGCCATCTCCACAGTTGAAACGACGTCAAGCGCCGACGTGACAGGGAGGCTAGGCTCAGGCTCGAGTGCAAAGTCCTTGGGCTTCGGCTCGTGCTCAGGCTCAACCTCAGGTGCGACCTTGGTGCcagatgaggaggtcgccTCCTGAACTGTAACCTTGACCTCACCGGCCGAGACAGAGGTAGCAGTTGAAGGTGGGGGTTGTGCACGCTGGCTGACGTCAGCCATCTCGACGTCCCCATCGGCAGCCTGAGTGGGCGGTGTCgggcgtggaggaggcgaggcaCTGGCCATTTTGATGTCCGCGTCTGCAGGGGGGTCGGGGAGGGGCTCGGCGATGGGCGGGACCTCAGCGGCGGACTCAGCGGCGGACTCAGCGACAGCTCCCGTTTGTACTGGGGCTTTGGGCTGGGGTATCGTGAGGACCGTCACTGTTGGGGAAGGAGTCGGTATCGGTTCGTTGACAATCTCCTCCACGGCGTTGTCCATCGTCTCCTCTATGGAGGCGGGAACGTCTTCGGTGGATGGCGGCTCGGCGATCTCGGAGACAGTAGCGGCGTCCTCCACCTGGGTTGCCTCTGCCTCCGCATCGGCTGGCCTCTGgatcgcggcggcggcggcctcaGCAGGTTTCTCAGCATCTTCTTCcatcggcggcgcgtccaCGATCGCGGACTCGACGGCAGCAGCTTCCTTGACAGGCATCTTGGCGGCACCATCGAGAGCCTTCGCAGCGCGCTCTGAGGCGACGGGTTCACATACAAGAGGCTGGTCAGGCtcttccacctcggccgGCAGATGTTCAGGCTCGACAGGCGACTtgtccgcctccgccgccgcaacAGACTGCAATCGCAccggcgccgcctccgccggAAGTATCAGATGTGTCTCCTGGACTGCACTGGTCTCGTCTTCAATGACGACGGCTGTGGCGTTTTCGCGCGTGTCCACAGTCTCTTGCGCTTCTTTAGGTTGAGGAGCGGCTGGCGACGTGGTAGCGCCCTTCTCAGCGGGCATTTCAGCCTCGCGTTTGGCTTGCTCATTCTTGACCTggggcgcaggcgcagcgGCGCTTGTGGTCTCGACTTGCTCGGCCTGCTCTGCAAATGGAACCTTCTCGGGTGGCCGTATTGGTTCCACGATTGCAGTGGCTGTGGGCGGCTCGTCTTCTGGGAGCGCAGATGGTAGATTCTCTGGCGTGGAACCTTCTACTGGATCCCTTGGTGCCGCGGGAGACTCTTCCTTGATAAATTCTTTGACTAGAGACATGGCCGGAGACTCGTATCGGTCATGCCCACGCTCggacggcgccgacggcgcAACTGACGACCGCCTGTCCTCGTAATCCTTGATGTCCGGCTTGTGTTCATCTGGCGATCGGGGACGGGACGGTGGTGGAGACCGCGGCCTTGATCCACTGCGACAGCTCTGCGCCGGAGAGGTCGCAGCGCGTCTCCTGCTTGCCCACCCGTCGTCGAGTGGGCGAGAGAAgggcgcggcgacgggcgaTGCTGGGGAACGCTGTCTCGAGGATGGGCGTGAGCGGCCCCATACCCATCCGCGATCGCGATCTCTTTCACGGTCACGGTCACGATCACGCTCGCGATCGCGATCGCGCGAAGGGGAccagcggcggcggcctctCTCACGttcgcggtcgcggtcgcggtctcggtctcggtctcgctCACGGTCACGTTCACGCTCGCCCCATCGCGCGGGCCGGACGGGCgagacgacctcgccctcctcgagctcaccaGGTGACCTGTCCGGCGAggcaggaggagagcgcGCGGCCATGGTGCTCGGCCCTGGGCCGGGGACGGGCcgctcgtcgcgtcgtGGTCGTGGGGAAAGAGGTCGTGCgcgcgggggaggggagcgTCGTCCGTCTGGATGCCGCACCTGGTCGTCGCGATACCGTTCGTCGCGACGGAACCTGTCGTCCCGCTCCCGTtcgcggcgacggccatcgcgctcgcggtccCGGTCGCGGCCGTCACGACGCTCGTCCTCACGCGCGCGATAGGATGCCCATTCGCGCTCCctgtcgcggtcgcggaaggagggggaaggggaacGCCGAGAACCGTTGCGGAAAGCAGGTGCCCGACCGCGGGGTGGCCATCCGCCTCGTTGCTGGAGAGGGAATGAACAGAGAGATACATAACGaaaggaggaagggaatGGAATCGCGTTAGCCTCATTTGACGGGATCGGCGGAAGGTTAGCTCACCTCGGGCCAGAAGGAGCGCTCCCAGTCGCGGGCGGGGACGGCGTCAatgtcgcgcgcgccacgGGCGGGGATTGCGTCAATGTCTCTTGCGCGTGCACTGCCGTCAGGAAGCCCGCCCGCCGGCTTGAGGGGTAAGTGCGGCGGTGGCTGGCGCCCTGGCGGCGTCATGCCgggggggaaggcgggTTGGTGGGAGGGGTTTGAGGGGAGTGTGAGTGGTTGGAGGTTGGATGAGATTCAGAGGGGCAAGGATAGGTGAGAGAGTCGAAGAGTCGAACGCGGGTCGAACGAAATGAAGGGTTGCACTGTACGCGCAAGTGGGGTTGGAGTGTTCAGGGCGGCGTGGTATCACTGTTTAGGAGAAGAGAAATGGGCAAGGGATGGATTGATTGATGGATTGATGAAGATTAGTTGGATGGAGAGGTAAAAAGCAACGATGACCTTTGGAAGAGTGAGTTGGTATTGTAATGGTCCAAGTCTGTAAGACTCAAGGGACTCATCCACTCATCCCATGTCTCAGTCAAACTACTATGTCTGTCTCACCTACCTtttcctccccccccctttTTGCTCAAGTTGGGTGGCCAAAACATCCTTTGGCCCTTGCCCTTAGACAATCAAACCCTTTCAGTACACATAAGGGTTCGGTTCCCTAAGCGGTTACATCAGAGTAGTACTTCACGAAAACGTATTAGCGGCATCAAAGTGATCGAGAATTCGCCGCGTCACCTGCAGGTGTGGCGCTAACCGCTCAGTCAAGTTGG from Cutaneotrichosporon cavernicola HIS019 DNA, chromosome: 2 harbors:
- the SNT1 gene encoding uncharacterized protein (SANT SWI3, ADA2, N-CoR and TFIIIB'' DNA-binding domains) translates to MTPPGRQPPPHLPLKPAGGLPDGSARARDIDAIPARGARDIDAVPARDWERSFWPEQRGGWPPRGRAPAFRNGSRRSPSPSFRDRDREREWASYRAREDERRDGRDRDRERDGRRRERERDDRFRRDERYRDDQVRHPDGRRSPPPRARPLSPRPRRDERPVPGPGPSTMAARSPPASPDRSPGELEEGEVVSPVRPARWGERERDPSPVAAPFSRPLDDGWASRRRAATSPAQSCRSGSRPRSPPPSRPRSPDEHKPDIKDYEDRRSSVAPSAPSERGHDRYESPAMSLVKEFIKEESPAAPRDPVEGSTPENLPSALPEDEPPTATAIVEPIRPPEKVPFAEQAEQVETTSAAAPAPQVKNEQAKREAEMPAEKGATTSPAAPQPKEAQETVDTRENATAVVIEDETSAVQETHLILPAEAAPVRLQSVAAAEADKSPVEPEHLPAEVEEPDQPLVCEPVASERAAKALDGAAKMPVKEAAAVESAIVDAPPMEEDAEKPAEAAAAAIQRPADAEAEATQVEDAATVSEIAEPPSTEDVPASIEETMDNAVEEIVNEPIPTPSPTVTVLTIPQPKAPVQTGAVAESAAESAAEVPPIAEPLPDPPADADIKMASASPPPRPTPPTQAADGDVEMADVSQRAQPPPSTATSVSAGEVKVTVQEATSSSGTKVAPEVEPEHEPKPKDFALEPEPSLPVTSALDVVSTVEMAVALAADAPDASEHTKAVVVDEVTELDPVPVEIKAPSPEPRKAVFENILEAAEASSDVEMADDTGPATERAEKTVTFLSPELPSVPLASRSTRSTIAERRAVELPDREPLPRTSKERIRDPVPTADSVQTSTDAEEAEEELSPFEFNLRETVREAQKLWDEIDIETILKWNQECAPVESSRVPTNPEFDADKFIATVIQPLGKQQKRVVPVVAFVIAREKDEIQAKIDLLRAEYLDKDKAWQEHCAYLDKIMEKRGPPPADLYAIPGSILPPSTPGIPPTTPIVEETYPSRSNRRRGAGDAVATEAEYQAILAGLADSAAKDPTHRATKTAATIPDMILTKERDYVYDDENYRVLDPLKTYDFNGEEDPVWTEEERAKFLKRYLANPKLFGKIAEGIPNKSAGQCVQYYYRTKYDNDYKSVLASRRGVKARRAVAKKKSSALMADIERTQQTTGTSNKTKRERGREARAERDREREKVERVDSATGTPQPNGRKPRGRVPDTPSTVAGEDTPAPPSRKRKTDDKTDNEDSNAPSRATSEAPSTSSKKPRPAKSTSKKRPRPSSLKEEKEPSAGPQQSTPSTPAPVPDAAQQAAIDHAAAVAIASMNGGIPPPPPPGVVAPAGDVAAAASPPEGPSPIDPQSQLPIDAGPLLPPVKRAKRRKQNHPPLDEAEVAVAEAASTPKPRRSGTNSYWSVAEKNKFPELVREHGTDFRAIADKLGGTKTVVQVRNHFKSMEIELKEKGIIQPESIEVGVRDVKVNGAADAYGGFPPLRPGHEYTPTVPRAGSQSGPRRTSHEYPEPRMAMFPPVPHAAPPPITISSSSTPSAPPSRSGGMRISALLNDDPPAVETRALDTASIASDGTVDERDFDQPSAPPRRPSPRLPPVPYHEYPHRASFEDARHESQERFRPASSGYSYAAAAAAPGWRHDARERNGNTPSENTLSGNTHVNTPTGSMRSGRYNASKPSGNKHTGNTSHNVNTPRNVNMLRNVNMLRASSMHAISKCASASATREMCVTRANRIASPPPLPPVSRLPAMPTLGAFPPQPAMQLPREYRTGDWRSYMSTQNGEHEYQR